From Watersipora subatra chromosome 2, tzWatSuba1.1, whole genome shotgun sequence, one genomic window encodes:
- the LOC137387211 gene encoding very-long-chain 3-oxoacyl-CoA reductase-like produces the protein MSLNVLLVECLQYIVDYRNWLAIFSTIILFVVFKKLVWTPFKLYVLAQCLPGVDLRKHGQWAVVTGATNGIGKSYARALAGRGLDIVLISRSDEKLEKVQAELVKDYSCSVKTVQADFARDDIYGRIRDELAGLDIGVLINNVGFSHNLCSILDFPDITISEELVRVNCLPAVKMSFMVLPGMAAKRKGVIVNVSSCLAYLHLKEVSLYSATKGYLYSLSNCMRVDCRNSGITIQTLTPGLTVTNLLNDLFTMAKDRKFAEMLAVTPDSLVSYALNTIGWADTCEGHPKHWFIYGLLSFFV, from the exons aTGAGCCTCAACGTTTTGTTAGTGGAATGTCTTCAATACATCGTGGACTATCGGAACTGGCTTGCCATTTTTTCTACCATTATATTATTTGTAGTATTTAAAAAGTTAGTATGGACACCGTTTAAGTTATATGTGCTTGCTCAATGTCTGCCCGGTGTAGATTTGCGTAAACATGGCCAATGGGCAGTCGTCACTGGAGCCACAAACGGTATAG GTAAGTCGTATGCCCGAGCTTTAGCTGGAAGGGGCCTAGATATTGTACTGATAAGTAGATCTgatgaaaaacttgaaaaagttCAGGCAGAATTAGTAAAAGACTATTCATGCTCGGTAAAGACTGTCCAAGCTGATTTTGCTCGTGATGACATCTATGGGCGTATACGAGATGAACTGGCTGGCCTTGACATCGGTGTCCTCATCAACAACGTCGGATTCTCTCACAATTTGTGCTCTATCCTAGACTTTCCTGATAT CACTATATCTGAGGAGCTGGTGAGGGTGAATTGCCTTCCTGCTGTAAAAATGTCATTCATGGTGCTGCCTGGAATGGCGGCCAAAAGAAAGGGGGTCATCGTGAATGTATCTTCGTGTCTTGCTTACCTGCATCTTAAAGAGGTCAGCCTCTACTCAGCCACCAAGGGATATCTCTACTCACTTTCAAACTGCATGCGAGTTGACTGTAGGAATTCTG GGATAACCATACAGACCCTGACACCTGGCCTAACAGTGACGAATCTATTAAATGATCTCTTCACAATGGCCAAAGACAGAAAGTTTGCTGAAATGTTGGCTGTTACACCTGATAGCCTGGTGTCTTACGCTCTGAACACCATAGGCTGGGCTGATACTTGTGAAGGACACCCAAAACATTGGTTTATATATGGTCTTCTTTCATTTTTTGTATGA
- the LOC137387212 gene encoding UPF0193 protein EVG1-like → MAAQGKSSGVQHGGFWNSQPATYTPATQKLMREMMKESKLNSFQQRQLNSKISSGQSLPTTCHPTTSAKPRKPVQKAPLPKVLNPRNYSGGVKSREVIEASGAYEKTDYKPRPVVARTQKDKDRLSNMMAYGEDIAPPSSESLQAAREKMWRAQLADLDDVDDDRFDELQKEINERQNFLEEMISLGQGDKYRTIINTEISQKLREMEVIDAERSAELEKMISRHEKAKSKQS, encoded by the exons ATGGCTGCCCAAGGAAAGTCTTCTGGGGTGCAGCATGGAGGATTTTGGAATTCACAACCCGCCACATATACTCCAGCCACTCAAAAACTTATGCGAG AGATGATGAAAGAATctaaattaaatagctttcaaCAGAGGCAGCTAAACTCTAAAATAAGTAGTGGCCAATCACTACCCACTACCTGTCATCCTACAACTAGTGCAAAGCCCAGAAAACCTGTTCAAAAGGCTCCATTGCCCAAAGTTTTAAACCCAAGAAACTATTCTGGTGGTGTTAAATCTCGTGAGGTTATAGAAGCTTCTGGAGCGTATGAAAAAACTGACTACAAACCTAGACCAGTCG TTGCCCGCACACAAAAAGACAAGGATAGATTGAGCAATATGATGGCTTACGGAGAGGATATTGCACCACCTTCTTCAGAATCCCTTCAGGCAGCCAGAGAGAAAATGTGGAGAGCTCAGTTGGCTGACCTAGATGATGTAGATGATGACAGATTTGATGAAT TGCAGAAAGAGATAAATGAGAGGCAGAACTTCCTTGAGGAGATGATTAGTTTGGGACAGGGAGACAAGTACAGGACTATTATCAATACAGAAATCTCACAG AAACTCAGAGAGATGGAAGTCATAGATGCAGAGAGATCTGCCGAACTTGAAAAAATGATCTCTCGACATGAAAAGGCCAAGTCAAAGCAATCATGA